A segment of the Panicum hallii strain FIL2 chromosome 1, PHallii_v3.1, whole genome shotgun sequence genome:
AGACCATTGGCACTAGGTCATTGGATGCTAGCTTAGCTTAGCTTAGCTTAGCTTGGGGATCGGATCGGCAGGCCGTTGTCATGAGCTGAGCAGAGCTCTCGCAAGAATCCAAGGAGAGGATCCCCTGGACACGCCGGTGGCGAATCGGCGATCGGGACGCCCCCACTCAGGAAATATCGCCGCCCCTGCAGGCCAAATGATTTGATGTAACGCAGCGAGAGAGATTCCACAATTATTGCTGACGGCTCATTCCGTCAGCGTTGGACGCCGGCCGGCCCTGCAGCTCAGCTCGGCGATTTCTCAGGCCTCACGACGGCGCACCATCGCCGGCTCGCCGTGGTAGATGCTCTGGCCATGGTCCGGGCAAACGGCTGTTCaagcgtgtgtgtgtgtgtggttttttttttttctgaGGATTTTGCTGTTCTTGTTCAAGCGTTGAAGATGCATGGTGGCGCAACACGACACATGGTGTGCTTGAGTTGCTTCGGCATGAATGATTGGATTGCCGGGTGGTACACATGCCGATGCGTTCTGTTCGGCCCATCCATCTGCAGCATATGCTTCTGCGCTTCTGATCTTATTGGATCTTGTCAGGATGTGCTCCTCATGCCAGTTCCCTCTAGACTGTTCATTCACCCAGAACAATCTTCATCTGTATATGTGTGTACAGCAACTGCTACTTGTACTGATTACTGAGGTCCTAGGATTCTTTACTGAATCCATCCATGAGCCAATTCGATCAGGCTTCTTGACCTGACGATGTACACAGGACGTTGCATTACAGCGAGAATAAGCATGGCACCAGTAATCTTCCGTTTGTTTCAGAGATCTGATCTGATGGCAGCATGACACCATCTTTTTGTCCGATGTGTATTGTAGTAGATCCTCAAATGGCCCCGTCACCGCGCTTTTGCTTTCAGCCCACGAATCATTCTCTGGTCCACTCACCGCTCATTTCGGGGCATCATCTCTCGCAATGAATCCCGAAAACGAAACACCTGCCTGCTCCCTCTGCTTCTGCTTTCCCCCCAGGCACTCGCAGCACTCTGGCTACAGGAGACAGGTCACTCTCCCTCCCTGGACAAGCTACTTGCCTTTTACTTTCGATATGAGAAAACTAGCCTATTAACTCGTGCTCCTACATAAACTAattaaaattaatataaaaataaaccttatagctaataattataattatatatctCGCGTCCTCTTTCAtgtattaaatattctaacataTACtctaaatatatatttattattatctagttgcaatagattTCATTTTGCATCACATACCCATATGTAtatttgatatatatttaattaaACTATTTGTTTGTAAATTCAtattcttatctcttccatcGTATATGAATACATGatcatacatgaatacatggTGATACACATCGTACGtggtatttttataaaaaataatataaataatatattaatattgatagaaatagtaatttaggATTTTATATTGATTTAAtttaatattttgttataattatataatttagattcagatttaggggttactttaaattttaataatgatataattggataatttatatgcaaatttaagGGGTTATTTGCATCATTATTATAATAGCATAGGTGAGTATTTTACACGAAGATTAGGAGGCTACTTTAAGTTTTTTTATAATAATAGAGTTGGGTAATTTAGATATATGGTTAGAGGGTTATTTAGTCTGTTTTCATAATAGCAGAGGTGGTTAATTTATTAGGAAAGATAACGGACCAAAtgactattatgattagagttgtcgGATTGATAGCTGAATGTTTCTAATTTTTGTGAGAATTTCTataatttttctattttttaagTGTCCACCTAGGATTTCTAGGTGGTGGGTTTACGTGGAGGCTTCGAAGGAGTCTGGTAATAGTAAGATTGAAATGGAAAAAATCTCAGCAAGCTCTGACCGAGACGTGTACGAAACATTGCTTTCGATCTGCACCAACCAGAGGAGGAGCTCACGGATGCAACTTTATTGATGCTTTCGATTCGGACTAGTGAAAAAAGAGGCGTTTGCATCAAACAGCCATATTATTGCAGCGGGGAATCAGGCCGAACATGGGATTTCGACGTGTGTTTGTTCCTGGGCCGGGGGTGGTCTTGTCAATTGAAGCTGAAAAGGTGGCCGTTGCTTCTGGGGGCGGCGAGGCAGACGCGGCAGCTTCTTTCACGAGGCTCTCACTTTGTATCCCGACGAAATCTAACTGTAGGCCAATGTTCTCATCTCAGGTTGTTGCATGGCATCAGTAGTTGATCTCCCAAGATGATCCCACTTTATTTCTTCGAATGCATCAACGAAATCTGACGATCGCTGCTTCTTTCTCAGTGCAGGTTAGCACACATCATTGTTTTACGGATTAAAAGTCAGTAGCAAATTCTGACCGTTGATCCCTACCAACACAAAATAACACGGACCAGCACAGCTAGATTTTTCTGGATCCCAAGAAATGGACAGTTAAGCTGAGAAAACTCGGCAGTCACGCTCCATGCCTCCAGCTGTTCGTCGGATTCCCCTTTTTTTTTGACGGCTGGAAGCACAGAGTCATTTATCATTCCAcaacaaaccaaaccaaacaacCGTGAATTTCTTATTTCTGTCACCTTCCTCTCGCCGTTTTAAAAAACGCTGCGGCCGTTTTGTCCATTCCGCAGCAGCTCAGCCACGCAGCGACGATCTGGAAGCGGGCTGTTACACTGGCACAGCTCCAGCTCCACCTATCGCcgaggaaaagaaaaacaagCCAGAGTTCCAGGGGATTCCATGCGGTCGCAACAGTCCGGCGGCTGACAGATCGGTTCCGGCTGGTTCCTGGCAGATCGCTTGGCGCGACGCCGGCCTCAAAAATCAAATCTTTCCTGTGCATGTGCCGCTGCTCGCAAgggggaagaagagaggagatcGGTGGCAGCTTGCTCCCCCGTGCCTGCGCGTGCTGCGTGCCCCCTTGTTCGCTGGAAAGGTGGGGTCTTTGGGCTTCTCGGGCGCGTTCGCGAGGGGATCTCGCCGCCGGTCGCGGAAAGGCCGTTTTTTTTAACTTCCCCTTGTttcgcggtggcggcggcggtggcgcggccaCGCTTGGGGAAGGCGTGAACTCGCGCTGTCGCGTTTCTTTACTGTTACCGGCTACCACACCACCTGCGGTGCGGGCGTCGCTCTCGTGTCGTCCCCATGTGGCGCCGGGGCACTTGCTTCGCCTCCCGCTGAGCCGTTTTGTCCTCACGCGCAGGGACCCTGGctgcctgctgctgcttctACTCCCCCATCCCCTCCTATTCTATTGCCAGCCAGGGGCAGGGAGCAGGGGGCAGGGAGCACAGACGTCGATTGGGGAGCGGCTCTTGGCTCCCATTCGAGCCGCCCGTCGCCTCTGATCTGAACCGGAGGGCGCAGCTCCTCCCGTCACTCCTTGGTTGGATtccgccgctgcctcctccTTCTTGAGAGCTAAGGTGCTCGAGTTCTGCAAAAAATTTTGGTATCTCCCCTCTGCTGTGCTGGTTGCTTGCTTCGATGTGTTCGTTCTGAGCTGCGTCTCGCGGTTGCAGGGGCCTTTGTTGGAGGACCAAGAAAGATGTCGGGGGCAGTGCTCGTCGCAATCGCCGCCTCCATCGGCAACCTGCTGCAGGGGTGGGACAATGCCACCATTGCAGGTAATCTTGTGCTCTCGGTAGATTGGTTTTGCCAGGCATGTATATGCCGCCTCTCACTCTCGTATAGTCGTGCTTATATTTCCGTCAGATCAGTTCCTAGGGAACTCAGATCGGATGTTGCTCGGTACTAGTTATCAGATCATGTGTAGAATTCTCACAGAAGTGCTTTGACAGAATTCTGTTGGTTTCTATTTTATTCTCAGAAAAACCTTACCCCTACCTCTGTCAATTAAGAAAAGTATTCCCAGAATTTTTCCCAGAATTGTAATGATACTAGCTTTATCCTGCTTGATCTGTTAGAACCGTTTAATTCTTGGTTATGTGGTGTCCAATTATTATCTTTTGCGATGATTAATCCTGAAATATTGGTGGGGTCATTGACAATACAATTATCTTCTCCAGGTGCTGTTCTGTACATAAAGAAGGAATTCAAATTGCAAAGCGAGCCCACTGTGGAGGGGCTAATTGTGGCCATGTCACTCATTGGTGCCACTATCATCACCACATTCTCTGGGCCGGTATCAGACTGGATCGGCCGCCGCCCTATGCTTATCCTCTCCTCAATTCTGTACTTCTGCAGCAGCCTCATCATGCTATGGTCCCCTAATGTCTATGTCCTGCTGCTGGCGCGTCTTGTAGATGGATTTGGTATTGGCTTGGCTGTCACGCTTGTGCCTTTATACATTTCAGAAACAGCTCCTCCAGAGATTAGAGGTTTGCTGAATACACTGCCACAGTTCAGTGGTTCAGGAGGAATGTTCTTGTCATACTGCATGGTGTTTGGGATGTCACTGTTGCCATCACCTGACTGGAGAATTATGCTTGGGGTGCTTGCCATACCTTCATTGTTCTTCTTTGGATTGACAATATTCTATCTGCCTGAATCCCCAAGATGGCTTGTCAGCAAAGGGAGGATGGCAGAAGCCAAGAAGGTTCTGCAAAAATTACGTGGGATAGATGATGTCTCAGGTCTGTTTTGCTAAAAATAATTGATGTTCATTTCACCTAGAGTTCTACCTCACTAGAGGCTAGTTGTTGGTCTCTTGTCTCTAGTAATACTGAGTCGTTGGTTAAATTCTGAATTGGTATGTGTTTGCACTATATGATGAATGGTATAGAATTTTAGGTTTTTTCTTGTCttgcaaaaaataaaaaatcagtTGAAAATTCGCAGAATGATGATTGCAAAAATTTAACCATAGATGCTTGAAGAGCTAGATGTTTCAGTTTGCTTGACATCTTATATATATTTGAAATTTTATGTATAGTTATTTTACGGAGATGTATGTACTAGGCACGTAAAAAAGTTAAGCGATTCCATTCTTCTTTTGCTCTTTTAGTAAATACATTGATGACACTGTGGCTAATAGATGCAACTAGAGCTCTTCTCTTTGTATAATCTGCTAAGTTTGGAAAGTTATGAGCTGGATAGAATTTCCAAGGCTCAATCAAGTTGTATAAGTTTCTGGTTTATTCACGTTTATTTATCTAACAGTGGCATACACAAAAAGGCCAAAAACTGATAATTCTAAGTGTGCAATTTTGCAGGTGAAATGGCCCTTCTTGTTGAAGGGTTGGCGGTTGGAGGAGATACCTCCATTGAAGAGTACATCATCGGCCCTGCCACCGAGCCAGCTGATGATCACGTTGCTGATGGTGATAAGGAACAGATCACACTTTATGGTCCTGAAGCAGGGCAATCATGGATTGCTCGACCTTCCAAAGGACCCAGCATGCTTGGAAGTGTGCTTTCTCTCGCATCTCGTCATGGCAGCATGGTGAACCCGAGTGTACCCCTTGTGGATCCGATTGTCACACTTTTTGGGAGTGTCCATGAGAACATGCCTCAAGCTGGAGGAAGCATGAGGAGCACATTGTTTCCAAACTTTGGAAGTATGTTCAGCGTCACAGATCAGCATACCAAAAATGAGCAGTGGGATGAAGAGAATCTTCACAGGGATGACGAAGAATATGCATCAGATGGTGCAGGAGGTGATTATGAAGACAATGTCCACAGCCCATTGCTGTCCAGGCAGACTACAAGTGCGGAAGGGAAGGACATCGCACACCATGGCCACCGTGGAAGTTCTTTGAGCATGAGAAGGCCAAGCCTCCTGGGGGAGGGCGGAGAGGGTGTGAACAGCACTGGTATTGGTGGGGGATGGCAGCTTGCATGGAAGTGGTCAGAGCGAGAAGGTGAGGATGGTAAGAAGGAAGGTGGTTTCAAAAGAATCTACTTGCACGAAGAAGGAGTTCCTGGTTCAAGAAGAGGCTCGATTGTTTCACTCCCTGGTGGAGGCGATGTTCCTGAGGGTGGCGAGTTCATACATGCTGCTGCTTTAGTAAGCCAGCCAGCACTTTACTCGAAGGATCTTACAGAACGGCGCATGTCTGGTCCGGCCATGATTCACCCATCTGAGGCAGCTGCCAAAGGCCCAAGCTGGAAAGATTTGTTTGAACCTGGTGTGAGGCGTGCCTTGTTAGTCGGTGTGGGAATTCAGATCCTTCAACAGGTAGAGCTAATTTAATCACTTTCGCTTGTTATCTTATAGAACCATCTCGCATTATTCTATACCCAAACAAAAAAGGGAAGAAATTAACTTTCAAGTAACTAATTCAACCATAACTCTTCTTATAGACAAATTCATCATATTCTGTATTGGGTTGTTCCAATATTGATAGCTTAATAAGTAGGATTATTAAAAATAGCCTACTAACTTTGCCTCCCATGTTTAGTTTGCTGGAATAAATGGGGTTCTCTACTACACTCCACAAATTCTTGAGCAAGCTGGTGTGGCAGTTCTTCTTTCCAATCTTGGTCTCAGCTCGGCATCAGCATCCATCTTGATCAGTTCTCTCACTACCTTATTGATGCTTCCTAGCATTGGTTTAGCCATGAGGCTTATGGATCTTTCTGGAAGAAGGTAACTTGTTTATTTTCATTGCATTGTCTTAGTATTATCCCTTACCAGAAATTTGCGAAATGCGCCTGAAGGACATTATATGATACATCGCTTCCCTTTGTGCAGGTTTCTGCTGCTAGGCACAATTCCAATTTTGATTGCATCTTTAGTTGTCCTGGTTGTATCCAATGTTGTTGACTTGGGTACAGTGCCCCATGCGGCGCTCTCCACAGTCAGTGTCATCATCTATTTCTGCTGCTTCGTCATGGGCTTTGGTCCCATCCCCAACATTCTATGTGCAGAGATTTTTCCAACCAGGGTCCGCGGCCTTTGCATTGCCATCTGCGCCTTGACATTTTGGATTGGAGACATCATCGTCACCTACAGCCTTCCTGTGATGCTGAATGCTATTGGCCTAGCAGGCGTCTTTGGCATATACGCAGTTGTCTGCTTGATTTCCTTTGTTTTCGTCTTCCTTAAGGTCCCCGAGACAAAGGGCATGCCCCTTGAGATCATCACTGAGTTCTTTGCAGTTGGTGCGAA
Coding sequences within it:
- the LOC112885092 gene encoding monosaccharide-sensing protein 2-like, whose product is MSGAVLVAIAASIGNLLQGWDNATIAGAVLYIKKEFKLQSEPTVEGLIVAMSLIGATIITTFSGPVSDWIGRRPMLILSSILYFCSSLIMLWSPNVYVLLLARLVDGFGIGLAVTLVPLYISETAPPEIRGLLNTLPQFSGSGGMFLSYCMVFGMSLLPSPDWRIMLGVLAIPSLFFFGLTIFYLPESPRWLVSKGRMAEAKKVLQKLRGIDDVSGEMALLVEGLAVGGDTSIEEYIIGPATEPADDHVADGDKEQITLYGPEAGQSWIARPSKGPSMLGSVLSLASRHGSMVNPSVPLVDPIVTLFGSVHENMPQAGGSMRSTLFPNFGSMFSVTDQHTKNEQWDEENLHRDDEEYASDGAGGDYEDNVHSPLLSRQTTSAEGKDIAHHGHRGSSLSMRRPSLLGEGGEGVNSTGIGGGWQLAWKWSEREGEDGKKEGGFKRIYLHEEGVPGSRRGSIVSLPGGGDVPEGGEFIHAAALVSQPALYSKDLTERRMSGPAMIHPSEAAAKGPSWKDLFEPGVRRALLVGVGIQILQQFAGINGVLYYTPQILEQAGVAVLLSNLGLSSASASILISSLTTLLMLPSIGLAMRLMDLSGRRFLLLGTIPILIASLVVLVVSNVVDLGTVPHAALSTVSVIIYFCCFVMGFGPIPNILCAEIFPTRVRGLCIAICALTFWIGDIIVTYSLPVMLNAIGLAGVFGIYAVVCLISFVFVFLKVPETKGMPLEIITEFFAVGAKQVAAKA